The Channa argus isolate prfri chromosome 14, Channa argus male v1.0, whole genome shotgun sequence genome includes a window with the following:
- the nyap2b gene encoding serine/arginine repetitive matrix protein 5 isoform X4, translating to MGSITMPDPQEHMPMPHPHALACGQGFSVRSQSLHSVGGGNSGGVGEEEVGSPTSRKQPPPKPRRDPATKLSMSSEAVDHSPMSTCRGERCDAAQGCSEDCRRVPPPKPKRNPNTQLSVSFDESYIKSHGGSGVCPSKPLHHITSPCERNPSPPQSDESPTDDCEDEPVYIEMGGIDIEARESLKSEDEEPGESVYEEMKYPALDDMEYRTDPVGCRSACPTPAPYEPEPLSRCSTPRNIPLCDIPAPFPNLLTHRPPLLVFPPAPAQCSPNSDESPLTPLDVTKLPMLENQSYSKSPTSSSEPPSSAHIRRELTATPTLTVSGRSSAPPLPCTLYKSSSSSSYQRSHSACPSPVSMGRCLTPLSLMRTPPFDTPAPFPGGLPRSASATPHGKGSPPQDGVGRLHGSMQNVSTGRSRTPTSPLDELTNLFTTGRNMLKKNASGRKSKEPGETESKSKSHSESKRESKERHSHSKESKRDSKERHSKESSHRRDRDKDKDKDRGNSKAEQLPHRCSSKDRSSVDAPPVRRDSRDHGCTNVEPVSMRRDSKDRSSNSLEPIPLIRRDSKDRGVSNGDLMIRRDSKDRSGAHGMESLLKQDSKDRDRLLDQPPELLPRQDSKERARNSVDSRYESRERLLDQPSELLPRQDSKERARNGMDSKHETRDRAPELLPRQESKDRAKTGADYKYDSKDHRPDFLPRQDSKERTRIEMEHRHEGRIDQPPEILPRQETSRNSNSKDRSGYSSQSKYEGRERNCHNGGDLPPPPLPRQDSKDVNKTGLEVRRDSKERSQNGTEQHHYDLKNTKSPATMEFRCDSKEKLYRSDGTPRRDKRANYSTDQSKAQERKGSTTSGQHSSTTTPTHHGRPSGSPPMTTGTGIDVKAVPKYGRSPSMPANPSPMGTPQRRASETHQSQMPQMPWICGDTTMLEQIERKRTLCAEIRSRQHPQLQKSLERPPPPDRIDDRNQERNPCKQESGSVLPGWGKSSGAKKIRPPPYPTQKTIFWDTAI from the exons ATGGGCTCTATTACCATGCCAGACCCCCAGGAACACATGCCTATGCCTCACCCACATGCCCTAGCCTGTGGGCAAGGCTTCTCCGTACGCTCCCAGTCCCTTCACTCTGTAGGTGGTGGGAACAGTGGGGGAGTAGGTGAGGAGGAAGTGGGCAGCCCGACCTCTAGGAAGCAGCCTCCACCCAAGCCCCGGAGAGACCCCGCCACAAAGCTGAGCATGTCGTCTGAGGCTGTGGACCACAGTCCAATGTCCACCTGCCGTGGGGAGAGATGTGATG CAGCTCAAGGATGCAGTGAAGACTGCAGGAGGGTTCCGCCACCCAAACCTAAGAGGAATCCTAACACACAACTGAGTGTTTCCTTTGATGAGTCCTACATTAAGAGTCATGGCGGCAGCGGCGTTTGCCCTTCCAAACCACTCCACCACATCACCTCCCCCTGCGAACGCAACCCCTCACCTCCACAGAGTGACGAGAGCCCCACAGATGACTGTGAAGATGAACCTGTTTATATAGAGATGGGTGGGATTGATATCGAAGCACGAGAATCCTTGAAGAGTGAGGACGAGGAGCCAGGAGAGTCTGTGTATGAGGAGATGAAGTACCCAGCTCTGGATGATATGGAGTATCGTACTGACCCTGTGGGATGTCGCTCTGCATGCCCCACCCCAGCACCCTATGAGCCGGAGCCTCTCAGTCGCTGCTCCACACCTCGAAACATTCCTCTCTGTGACATTCCTGCACCTTTTCCCAATTTGCTCACCCATCGTCCTCCCTTGCTGGTGTTCCCACCAGCACCAGCCCAGTGTTCGCCCAACTCAGATGAGTCTCCCCTCACCCCTCTAGATGTAACCAAACTGCCCATGCTGGAGAACCAGTCCTACAGCAAATCCCCAACATCCTCCTCTGAGCCGCCCTCCTCTGCACACATTCGCCGTGAGCTCACTGCCACTCCGACACTCACTGTCTCTGGACGCTCGTCTGCACCTCCTTTGCCCTGTACCCTCTACaaatcctcctcctcatcatcctaTCAACGGAGTCACTCTGCTTGCCCATCACCTGTCAGCATGGGCCGCTGTCTCACTCCTCTAAGCCTCATGCGTACGCCTCCCTTTGATACTCCTGCGCCATTTCCTGGGGGTCTGCCGCGGAGTGCCTCTGCCACACCTCATGGCAAAGGCTCACCCCCTCAAGACGGCGTGGGTCGACTCCATGGCTCTATGCAGAATGTGTCAACGGGGCGTTCACGGACACCCACCAGCCCATTGGATGAACTAACTAACTTGTTCACCACAGGAAGGAACATGCTGAAGAAAAATGCCAGTGGCAGAAAATCTAAAGAACCTGGAGAAA cTGAGTCCAAAAGCAAATCTCACAGTGAGTCCAAGCGTGAAAGCAAGGAACGACACAGTCACAGTAAGGAGTCCAAGCGAGATTCCAAGGAGCGCCACAGCAAGGAGTCTTCTCACcggagagacagagataaagacaaggacaaagacagaggGAACAGCAAGGCAGAGCAGCTGCCCCATAGATGCAGCAGTAAAGACCGTAGCAGTGTAGACGCACCACCTGTTCGCAGGGACAGCAGGGACCATGGCTGCACCAATGTAGAACCTGTCTCTATGAGACGGGACTCCAAAGACAGAAGCAGCAATTCCTTAGAACCTATACCTTTGATAAGAAGAGACTCAAAGGACAGAGGGGTCAGCAATGGTGACCTGATGATAAGGAGAGACAGCAAAGATCGGAGTGGGGCACATGGAATGGAGTCTTTGCTGAAACAGGACAGCAAAGACAGAGATAGACTCCTAGATCAGCCACCTGAGCTGTTACCTAGGCAAGACAGCAAGGAAAGGGCAAGAAACAGTGTGGACTCGAGATATGAAAGCAGAGAGAGACTGCTGGATCAGCCGTCTGAACTCTTACCCCGACAGGATAGCAAAGAAAGAGCCAGGAATGGCATGGACTCAAAGCATGAAACCAGAGACAGAGCACCTGAGCTTCTACCCCGACAGGAAAGCAAAGACAGGGCTAAAACTGGAGCAGACTATAAGTATGATAGCAAAGACCATCGTCCTGATTTTTTACCCAGACAGGACAGCAAAGAAAGAACAAGGATCGAGATGGAACATAGACATGAAGGTAGAATAGACCAGCCACCTGAGATACTACCACGACAAGAAACTTCcagaaacagcaacagcaagGACAGGTCTGGGTACAGCTCTCAGTCCAAGTatgagggaagagagagaaactgtCACAATGGGGGagatcttcctcctcctccacttcccAGGCAGGACAGTAAAGATGTAAACAAAACTGGCCTAGAGGTGAGACGGGACAGCAAAGAAAGAAGTCAGAATGGCACAGAGCAGCATCATTATGATCTGAAGAACACCAAAAGCCCCGCTACAATGGAGTTTAGGTGCGACAGCAAAGAAAAATTATACCGATCAGATGGCACACCCCGACGAGATAAGAGAGCAAATTACAGCACGGACCAATCAAAAGCACAAGAGAGGAAAGGCAGCACAACGTCAGGGCAGCATTCATCCACAACAACACCCACTCATCACGGGAGACCCTCTGGTAGCCCCCCAATGACTACGGGAACAGGAATCG ATGTAAAAGCAGTACCGAAATATGGCCGCTCACCTTCTATGCCTGCTAACCCCTCGCCAATGGGAACTCCACAAAGGAGAGCATCAGAGACACACCAAAGCCAG ATGCCCCAGATGCCATGGATATGTGGAGACACCACTATGCTAGAACAGATTGAGAGAAAACGCACCCTCTGCGCAGAGATCCGCTCCAGACAGCATCCACAACTGCAGAAATCTCTGGAAAGGCCTCCTCCTCCAGACAGGATTGACGACAGGAACCAAGAGCGGAATCCATGCAAGCAAGAAAGTGGTTCTGTTCTCCCAGGTTGGGGGAAAAGCAGCGGAGCCAAAAAGATTCGTCCTCCCCCTTACCCCACACAGAAAACCATATTTTGGGACACGGCTATCTGA
- the nyap2b gene encoding unconventional myosin-XVI isoform X2: MSSKEEESLRFFKYVEENGLRAYNGLVAQNLDHTRNERNRTFLQEKNDKKRKQEEAIRRTGEEIATEGKHLRMGSITMPDPQEHMPMPHPHALACGQGFSVRSQSLHSVGGGNSGGVGEEEVGSPTSRKQPPPKPRRDPATKLSMSSEAVDHSPMSTCRGERCDAQGCSEDCRRVPPPKPKRNPNTQLSVSFDESYIKSHGGSGVCPSKPLHHITSPCERNPSPPQSDESPTDDCEDEPVYIEMGGIDIEARESLKSEDEEPGESVYEEMKYPALDDMEYRTDPVGCRSACPTPAPYEPEPLSRCSTPRNIPLCDIPAPFPNLLTHRPPLLVFPPAPAQCSPNSDESPLTPLDVTKLPMLENQSYSKSPTSSSEPPSSAHIRRELTATPTLTVSGRSSAPPLPCTLYKSSSSSSYQRSHSACPSPVSMGRCLTPLSLMRTPPFDTPAPFPGGLPRSASATPHGKGSPPQDGVGRLHGSMQNVSTGRSRTPTSPLDELTNLFTTGRNMLKKNASGRKSKEPGETESKSKSHSESKRESKERHSHSKESKRDSKERHSKESSHRRDRDKDKDKDRGNSKAEQLPHRCSSKDRSSVDAPPVRRDSRDHGCTNVEPVSMRRDSKDRSSNSLEPIPLIRRDSKDRGVSNGDLMIRRDSKDRSGAHGMESLLKQDSKDRDRLLDQPPELLPRQDSKERARNSVDSRYESRERLLDQPSELLPRQDSKERARNGMDSKHETRDRAPELLPRQESKDRAKTGADYKYDSKDHRPDFLPRQDSKERTRIEMEHRHEGRIDQPPEILPRQETSRNSNSKDRSGYSSQSKYEGRERNCHNGGDLPPPPLPRQDSKDVNKTGLEVRRDSKERSQNGTEQHHYDLKNTKSPATMEFRCDSKEKLYRSDGTPRRDKRANYSTDQSKAQERKGSTTSGQHSSTTTPTHHGRPSGSPPMTTGTGIDVKAVPKYGRSPSMPANPSPMGTPQRRASETHQSQMPQMPWICGDTTMLEQIERKRTLCAEIRSRQHPQLQKSLERPPPPDRIDDRNQERNPCKQESGSVLPGWGKSSGAKKIRPPPYPTQKTIFWDTAI; the protein is encoded by the exons ATGAGCTCCAAAGAGGAGGAATCTCTCCgttttttcaaatatgttgaGGAGAATGGGCTGAGAGCCTACAATGGCTTGGTAGCGCAGAACTTGGACCACACCAGGAATGAGCGAAATAGGACATTCCTCCaggagaaaaatgacaaaaagagaaagcaggagGAAGCCATAAGGAG GACAGGTGAAGAGATAGCAACCGAGGGCAAGCACTTACGTATGGGCTCTATTACCATGCCAGACCCCCAGGAACACATGCCTATGCCTCACCCACATGCCCTAGCCTGTGGGCAAGGCTTCTCCGTACGCTCCCAGTCCCTTCACTCTGTAGGTGGTGGGAACAGTGGGGGAGTAGGTGAGGAGGAAGTGGGCAGCCCGACCTCTAGGAAGCAGCCTCCACCCAAGCCCCGGAGAGACCCCGCCACAAAGCTGAGCATGTCGTCTGAGGCTGTGGACCACAGTCCAATGTCCACCTGCCGTGGGGAGAGATGTGATG CTCAAGGATGCAGTGAAGACTGCAGGAGGGTTCCGCCACCCAAACCTAAGAGGAATCCTAACACACAACTGAGTGTTTCCTTTGATGAGTCCTACATTAAGAGTCATGGCGGCAGCGGCGTTTGCCCTTCCAAACCACTCCACCACATCACCTCCCCCTGCGAACGCAACCCCTCACCTCCACAGAGTGACGAGAGCCCCACAGATGACTGTGAAGATGAACCTGTTTATATAGAGATGGGTGGGATTGATATCGAAGCACGAGAATCCTTGAAGAGTGAGGACGAGGAGCCAGGAGAGTCTGTGTATGAGGAGATGAAGTACCCAGCTCTGGATGATATGGAGTATCGTACTGACCCTGTGGGATGTCGCTCTGCATGCCCCACCCCAGCACCCTATGAGCCGGAGCCTCTCAGTCGCTGCTCCACACCTCGAAACATTCCTCTCTGTGACATTCCTGCACCTTTTCCCAATTTGCTCACCCATCGTCCTCCCTTGCTGGTGTTCCCACCAGCACCAGCCCAGTGTTCGCCCAACTCAGATGAGTCTCCCCTCACCCCTCTAGATGTAACCAAACTGCCCATGCTGGAGAACCAGTCCTACAGCAAATCCCCAACATCCTCCTCTGAGCCGCCCTCCTCTGCACACATTCGCCGTGAGCTCACTGCCACTCCGACACTCACTGTCTCTGGACGCTCGTCTGCACCTCCTTTGCCCTGTACCCTCTACaaatcctcctcctcatcatcctaTCAACGGAGTCACTCTGCTTGCCCATCACCTGTCAGCATGGGCCGCTGTCTCACTCCTCTAAGCCTCATGCGTACGCCTCCCTTTGATACTCCTGCGCCATTTCCTGGGGGTCTGCCGCGGAGTGCCTCTGCCACACCTCATGGCAAAGGCTCACCCCCTCAAGACGGCGTGGGTCGACTCCATGGCTCTATGCAGAATGTGTCAACGGGGCGTTCACGGACACCCACCAGCCCATTGGATGAACTAACTAACTTGTTCACCACAGGAAGGAACATGCTGAAGAAAAATGCCAGTGGCAGAAAATCTAAAGAACCTGGAGAAA cTGAGTCCAAAAGCAAATCTCACAGTGAGTCCAAGCGTGAAAGCAAGGAACGACACAGTCACAGTAAGGAGTCCAAGCGAGATTCCAAGGAGCGCCACAGCAAGGAGTCTTCTCACcggagagacagagataaagacaaggacaaagacagaggGAACAGCAAGGCAGAGCAGCTGCCCCATAGATGCAGCAGTAAAGACCGTAGCAGTGTAGACGCACCACCTGTTCGCAGGGACAGCAGGGACCATGGCTGCACCAATGTAGAACCTGTCTCTATGAGACGGGACTCCAAAGACAGAAGCAGCAATTCCTTAGAACCTATACCTTTGATAAGAAGAGACTCAAAGGACAGAGGGGTCAGCAATGGTGACCTGATGATAAGGAGAGACAGCAAAGATCGGAGTGGGGCACATGGAATGGAGTCTTTGCTGAAACAGGACAGCAAAGACAGAGATAGACTCCTAGATCAGCCACCTGAGCTGTTACCTAGGCAAGACAGCAAGGAAAGGGCAAGAAACAGTGTGGACTCGAGATATGAAAGCAGAGAGAGACTGCTGGATCAGCCGTCTGAACTCTTACCCCGACAGGATAGCAAAGAAAGAGCCAGGAATGGCATGGACTCAAAGCATGAAACCAGAGACAGAGCACCTGAGCTTCTACCCCGACAGGAAAGCAAAGACAGGGCTAAAACTGGAGCAGACTATAAGTATGATAGCAAAGACCATCGTCCTGATTTTTTACCCAGACAGGACAGCAAAGAAAGAACAAGGATCGAGATGGAACATAGACATGAAGGTAGAATAGACCAGCCACCTGAGATACTACCACGACAAGAAACTTCcagaaacagcaacagcaagGACAGGTCTGGGTACAGCTCTCAGTCCAAGTatgagggaagagagagaaactgtCACAATGGGGGagatcttcctcctcctccacttcccAGGCAGGACAGTAAAGATGTAAACAAAACTGGCCTAGAGGTGAGACGGGACAGCAAAGAAAGAAGTCAGAATGGCACAGAGCAGCATCATTATGATCTGAAGAACACCAAAAGCCCCGCTACAATGGAGTTTAGGTGCGACAGCAAAGAAAAATTATACCGATCAGATGGCACACCCCGACGAGATAAGAGAGCAAATTACAGCACGGACCAATCAAAAGCACAAGAGAGGAAAGGCAGCACAACGTCAGGGCAGCATTCATCCACAACAACACCCACTCATCACGGGAGACCCTCTGGTAGCCCCCCAATGACTACGGGAACAGGAATCG ATGTAAAAGCAGTACCGAAATATGGCCGCTCACCTTCTATGCCTGCTAACCCCTCGCCAATGGGAACTCCACAAAGGAGAGCATCAGAGACACACCAAAGCCAG ATGCCCCAGATGCCATGGATATGTGGAGACACCACTATGCTAGAACAGATTGAGAGAAAACGCACCCTCTGCGCAGAGATCCGCTCCAGACAGCATCCACAACTGCAGAAATCTCTGGAAAGGCCTCCTCCTCCAGACAGGATTGACGACAGGAACCAAGAGCGGAATCCATGCAAGCAAGAAAGTGGTTCTGTTCTCCCAGGTTGGGGGAAAAGCAGCGGAGCCAAAAAGATTCGTCCTCCCCCTTACCCCACACAGAAAACCATATTTTGGGACACGGCTATCTGA
- the nyap2b gene encoding daf-12-interacting protein 1 isoform X3 produces the protein MNPPYQAPSVQQLARGEQQYKGTGEEIATEGKHLRMGSITMPDPQEHMPMPHPHALACGQGFSVRSQSLHSVGGGNSGGVGEEEVGSPTSRKQPPPKPRRDPATKLSMSSEAVDHSPMSTCRGERCDAAQGCSEDCRRVPPPKPKRNPNTQLSVSFDESYIKSHGGSGVCPSKPLHHITSPCERNPSPPQSDESPTDDCEDEPVYIEMGGIDIEARESLKSEDEEPGESVYEEMKYPALDDMEYRTDPVGCRSACPTPAPYEPEPLSRCSTPRNIPLCDIPAPFPNLLTHRPPLLVFPPAPAQCSPNSDESPLTPLDVTKLPMLENQSYSKSPTSSSEPPSSAHIRRELTATPTLTVSGRSSAPPLPCTLYKSSSSSSYQRSHSACPSPVSMGRCLTPLSLMRTPPFDTPAPFPGGLPRSASATPHGKGSPPQDGVGRLHGSMQNVSTGRSRTPTSPLDELTNLFTTGRNMLKKNASGRKSKEPGETESKSKSHSESKRESKERHSHSKESKRDSKERHSKESSHRRDRDKDKDKDRGNSKAEQLPHRCSSKDRSSVDAPPVRRDSRDHGCTNVEPVSMRRDSKDRSSNSLEPIPLIRRDSKDRGVSNGDLMIRRDSKDRSGAHGMESLLKQDSKDRDRLLDQPPELLPRQDSKERARNSVDSRYESRERLLDQPSELLPRQDSKERARNGMDSKHETRDRAPELLPRQESKDRAKTGADYKYDSKDHRPDFLPRQDSKERTRIEMEHRHEGRIDQPPEILPRQETSRNSNSKDRSGYSSQSKYEGRERNCHNGGDLPPPPLPRQDSKDVNKTGLEVRRDSKERSQNGTEQHHYDLKNTKSPATMEFRCDSKEKLYRSDGTPRRDKRANYSTDQSKAQERKGSTTSGQHSSTTTPTHHGRPSGSPPMTTGTGIDVKAVPKYGRSPSMPANPSPMGTPQRRASETHQSQMPQMPWICGDTTMLEQIERKRTLCAEIRSRQHPQLQKSLERPPPPDRIDDRNQERNPCKQESGSVLPGWGKSSGAKKIRPPPYPTQKTIFWDTAI, from the exons ATGAACCCACCCTACCAAGCACCTTCTGTTCAGCAGCTGGCAAGAGGGGAGCAACAGTATAAAGG GACAGGTGAAGAGATAGCAACCGAGGGCAAGCACTTACGTATGGGCTCTATTACCATGCCAGACCCCCAGGAACACATGCCTATGCCTCACCCACATGCCCTAGCCTGTGGGCAAGGCTTCTCCGTACGCTCCCAGTCCCTTCACTCTGTAGGTGGTGGGAACAGTGGGGGAGTAGGTGAGGAGGAAGTGGGCAGCCCGACCTCTAGGAAGCAGCCTCCACCCAAGCCCCGGAGAGACCCCGCCACAAAGCTGAGCATGTCGTCTGAGGCTGTGGACCACAGTCCAATGTCCACCTGCCGTGGGGAGAGATGTGATG CAGCTCAAGGATGCAGTGAAGACTGCAGGAGGGTTCCGCCACCCAAACCTAAGAGGAATCCTAACACACAACTGAGTGTTTCCTTTGATGAGTCCTACATTAAGAGTCATGGCGGCAGCGGCGTTTGCCCTTCCAAACCACTCCACCACATCACCTCCCCCTGCGAACGCAACCCCTCACCTCCACAGAGTGACGAGAGCCCCACAGATGACTGTGAAGATGAACCTGTTTATATAGAGATGGGTGGGATTGATATCGAAGCACGAGAATCCTTGAAGAGTGAGGACGAGGAGCCAGGAGAGTCTGTGTATGAGGAGATGAAGTACCCAGCTCTGGATGATATGGAGTATCGTACTGACCCTGTGGGATGTCGCTCTGCATGCCCCACCCCAGCACCCTATGAGCCGGAGCCTCTCAGTCGCTGCTCCACACCTCGAAACATTCCTCTCTGTGACATTCCTGCACCTTTTCCCAATTTGCTCACCCATCGTCCTCCCTTGCTGGTGTTCCCACCAGCACCAGCCCAGTGTTCGCCCAACTCAGATGAGTCTCCCCTCACCCCTCTAGATGTAACCAAACTGCCCATGCTGGAGAACCAGTCCTACAGCAAATCCCCAACATCCTCCTCTGAGCCGCCCTCCTCTGCACACATTCGCCGTGAGCTCACTGCCACTCCGACACTCACTGTCTCTGGACGCTCGTCTGCACCTCCTTTGCCCTGTACCCTCTACaaatcctcctcctcatcatcctaTCAACGGAGTCACTCTGCTTGCCCATCACCTGTCAGCATGGGCCGCTGTCTCACTCCTCTAAGCCTCATGCGTACGCCTCCCTTTGATACTCCTGCGCCATTTCCTGGGGGTCTGCCGCGGAGTGCCTCTGCCACACCTCATGGCAAAGGCTCACCCCCTCAAGACGGCGTGGGTCGACTCCATGGCTCTATGCAGAATGTGTCAACGGGGCGTTCACGGACACCCACCAGCCCATTGGATGAACTAACTAACTTGTTCACCACAGGAAGGAACATGCTGAAGAAAAATGCCAGTGGCAGAAAATCTAAAGAACCTGGAGAAA cTGAGTCCAAAAGCAAATCTCACAGTGAGTCCAAGCGTGAAAGCAAGGAACGACACAGTCACAGTAAGGAGTCCAAGCGAGATTCCAAGGAGCGCCACAGCAAGGAGTCTTCTCACcggagagacagagataaagacaaggacaaagacagaggGAACAGCAAGGCAGAGCAGCTGCCCCATAGATGCAGCAGTAAAGACCGTAGCAGTGTAGACGCACCACCTGTTCGCAGGGACAGCAGGGACCATGGCTGCACCAATGTAGAACCTGTCTCTATGAGACGGGACTCCAAAGACAGAAGCAGCAATTCCTTAGAACCTATACCTTTGATAAGAAGAGACTCAAAGGACAGAGGGGTCAGCAATGGTGACCTGATGATAAGGAGAGACAGCAAAGATCGGAGTGGGGCACATGGAATGGAGTCTTTGCTGAAACAGGACAGCAAAGACAGAGATAGACTCCTAGATCAGCCACCTGAGCTGTTACCTAGGCAAGACAGCAAGGAAAGGGCAAGAAACAGTGTGGACTCGAGATATGAAAGCAGAGAGAGACTGCTGGATCAGCCGTCTGAACTCTTACCCCGACAGGATAGCAAAGAAAGAGCCAGGAATGGCATGGACTCAAAGCATGAAACCAGAGACAGAGCACCTGAGCTTCTACCCCGACAGGAAAGCAAAGACAGGGCTAAAACTGGAGCAGACTATAAGTATGATAGCAAAGACCATCGTCCTGATTTTTTACCCAGACAGGACAGCAAAGAAAGAACAAGGATCGAGATGGAACATAGACATGAAGGTAGAATAGACCAGCCACCTGAGATACTACCACGACAAGAAACTTCcagaaacagcaacagcaagGACAGGTCTGGGTACAGCTCTCAGTCCAAGTatgagggaagagagagaaactgtCACAATGGGGGagatcttcctcctcctccacttcccAGGCAGGACAGTAAAGATGTAAACAAAACTGGCCTAGAGGTGAGACGGGACAGCAAAGAAAGAAGTCAGAATGGCACAGAGCAGCATCATTATGATCTGAAGAACACCAAAAGCCCCGCTACAATGGAGTTTAGGTGCGACAGCAAAGAAAAATTATACCGATCAGATGGCACACCCCGACGAGATAAGAGAGCAAATTACAGCACGGACCAATCAAAAGCACAAGAGAGGAAAGGCAGCACAACGTCAGGGCAGCATTCATCCACAACAACACCCACTCATCACGGGAGACCCTCTGGTAGCCCCCCAATGACTACGGGAACAGGAATCG ATGTAAAAGCAGTACCGAAATATGGCCGCTCACCTTCTATGCCTGCTAACCCCTCGCCAATGGGAACTCCACAAAGGAGAGCATCAGAGACACACCAAAGCCAG ATGCCCCAGATGCCATGGATATGTGGAGACACCACTATGCTAGAACAGATTGAGAGAAAACGCACCCTCTGCGCAGAGATCCGCTCCAGACAGCATCCACAACTGCAGAAATCTCTGGAAAGGCCTCCTCCTCCAGACAGGATTGACGACAGGAACCAAGAGCGGAATCCATGCAAGCAAGAAAGTGGTTCTGTTCTCCCAGGTTGGGGGAAAAGCAGCGGAGCCAAAAAGATTCGTCCTCCCCCTTACCCCACACAGAAAACCATATTTTGGGACACGGCTATCTGA